Below is a genomic region from Acuticoccus sp. I52.16.1.
GCAAGGACGTTCGCGGCAAGATCATCCTGACCGAGCTGTCCTACTCGCCGGCGCGGCACGAGAAGCAGCGCATCGCGGCGCTGAAGGGCGCCATCGGCTGCGTGATGATGAACTGGGGCCACCCGGAGAACGAGGCGGTGCCGTTCGGCTCGGTCAAACCCGCCTGGGGCACGCCGACGCCCGACACCTACGACACCGAGATGGCGACGCTCCCGTGCATCGGCATCTCGCGCGCGGCGGGGCTGAAGCTGAAGGACATGTGCGCCGAGGGGACGGTGCGCGTGTGGCTGAAGACCCACGTCGAGAACGGCTGGCGGCCGGTGCAGATCACGGTCGGCGAGATCGCGCTCGACGCGAGCCCCGAGCCGGGCGACTTCGTCCTCGTCGGCGGCCATCAGGACTCTTGGCCGGGCGAGGCGGCGACCGACAATGCCGCCGGCAACGCCTGCATGATCGAGCTGGCGCGCGTCTTCAATCAGCACCGGGCCGAGCTGCGCCGCGGCCTGGTGTTCGGCTTCTGGACCGCGCACGAGACCGGGACGATGGCCGGCTCCTCCTGGTTCGCCGATCGCAACTGGGACAAGCTGCGCGACCACGCGGTCACCTACTTCCAGATCGACCAGCCGGGCTGCGTCGGCACCACGCGCTGGGCGACGTCGTCCAACGCGGAGCTGAAGAGCTTCCACGACCGGATCGAGAAGAACCTCCTGGGTGGGCGGGAGAACTACTGGAAGCGCGCGGCCAAGAGCGGCGACTCCTCGTTCTTCGGCCTCGGCATCCCGATGTTCCACGGCGAAGGCTCCTTCACCGAGCAGGAGCTGAAGGACACCGCGCTCGCCACCCTCGGCTGGTGGCACCACTCCATCGAGAACAAGCTCGACAAGCTCGATTGGGATTGGATGCAGGTGCACCTGCGCATCTACGCCGCCTACCTGTGGGAGCTGTGCACGGCGCCGGTGCTCCCCTTCGCCTACCGCCCGGTCGCCGACCAGATCCTCGCCCGCCTCAACGAGCTGGCGGCGGCGGGTGCGCCGGTGGGCCTCGGCTCCGTCGTCGAGCAGGCCGAGACCTTCGCCGAGGCCGCCGACCGGCTCGACGCGCTGGCCGAGACCTGGCGCGCCAAGTTCGCGGACGGCGCCGGCGACGAGGACGCGGCGCGCACGCTCAACGCGGCGTTCAAGAAGCTGTCGCACATGCTGGTGACGTTGCAGAGCAGCGCCAAGGGCACCTACGGGCAGGACACCTACGGCTTCACGCCGCAGACCACCATGATCCCGTGCCTGTTCGACATTCCGCAGCTCGCCACCCTGCCCGACGGCGAGGCGCGATGGATGCTCGAGACCAAGCTGGTGCGCGACCGCAACCGCGTCGCCGACACCATCGCCGACGCGCTCGCCGTCATC
It encodes:
- a CDS encoding M28 family peptidase is translated as MAPASVIDEVDAANVRRHVETIVTEIPHRAAGSENGKRMAEYSAAAMREVGVADTHVHELPAIVSFPEHADFAVTAPTQISIQANTLGHSTLTMPEGIGGDLVYVGSGAFADYEGKDVRGKIILTELSYSPARHEKQRIAALKGAIGCVMMNWGHPENEAVPFGSVKPAWGTPTPDTYDTEMATLPCIGISRAAGLKLKDMCAEGTVRVWLKTHVENGWRPVQITVGEIALDASPEPGDFVLVGGHQDSWPGEAATDNAAGNACMIELARVFNQHRAELRRGLVFGFWTAHETGTMAGSSWFADRNWDKLRDHAVTYFQIDQPGCVGTTRWATSSNAELKSFHDRIEKNLLGGRENYWKRAAKSGDSSFFGLGIPMFHGEGSFTEQELKDTALATLGWWHHSIENKLDKLDWDWMQVHLRIYAAYLWELCTAPVLPFAYRPVADQILARLNELAAAGAPVGLGSVVEQAETFAEAADRLDALAETWRAKFADGAGDEDAARTLNAAFKKLSHMLVTLQSSAKGTYGQDTYGFTPQTTMIPCLFDIPQLATLPDGEARWMLETKLVRDRNRVADTIADALAVIGDTERTLA